A genomic region of Desulfosarcina ovata subsp. ovata contains the following coding sequences:
- a CDS encoding complex I 24 kDa subunit family protein → MDTNKIDQIIDDHQGKPSSLIHVLMEIQHVNHWLPRAVLKKVSDKLEVPFNRVLQVATFYKTFSMIPKGSHEVHVCMGTTCRMRGASKLLDKVKDVIGVEIGQTDADMKYSLENGSCLGCCSLGPEIIVNGKHHTRVKPEKAEEVFNTYA, encoded by the coding sequence ATGGATACCAACAAAATCGATCAGATCATTGACGACCATCAGGGCAAACCCAGTTCCTTGATTCACGTGCTCATGGAAATTCAGCACGTCAATCACTGGCTCCCCAGAGCCGTCCTTAAAAAGGTCAGCGACAAACTGGAGGTTCCGTTCAACCGAGTCCTTCAGGTGGCGACCTTTTACAAGACCTTCAGCATGATTCCCAAGGGGAGCCACGAGGTTCATGTCTGCATGGGAACGACCTGCCGGATGCGCGGCGCCTCAAAGCTTTTGGACAAGGTCAAAGACGTAATCGGCGTCGAGATCGGGCAAACCGACGCGGACATGAAATACAGCCTGGAAAATGGCAGTTGCCTCGGTTGCTGTTCCCTGGGGCCCGAGATTATCGTCAACGGCAAACACCATACCCGGGTTAAACCGGAGAAGGCTGAAGAAGTATTCAATACTTATGCGTAA
- a CDS encoding (4Fe-4S)-binding protein, translated as MTGGKKTKIIKEIIVNVDKCTGCRSCEMACSAFHSVPKYSSLNPARARIRVFMDETKDLYVPIRAGDYTQAECNGRNRYTIAGKEYSQCTFCPASCPSRDYFKEPDSGLPLKCDMCESVPPLEEPMCVQACKFDALTYMEREEVIPEEEIQRGEMEAGIASLIHKYGAKSVRDAVARATKR; from the coding sequence GTGACTGGTGGGAAAAAAACAAAAATTATAAAAGAGATCATCGTCAACGTCGATAAATGCACGGGCTGCCGTTCATGTGAGATGGCCTGCTCTGCGTTTCACTCCGTACCCAAATACAGCAGCCTCAATCCAGCCCGGGCACGCATCCGTGTCTTCATGGATGAGACCAAAGACCTGTATGTTCCGATTCGGGCCGGTGACTACACCCAGGCGGAATGCAACGGAAGAAACCGGTACACCATTGCAGGCAAGGAGTACTCCCAGTGTACCTTTTGTCCGGCATCCTGCCCTTCCAGAGATTATTTCAAAGAACCCGACTCCGGCCTGCCGCTGAAATGCGACATGTGCGAAAGCGTACCGCCGCTTGAAGAACCCATGTGCGTCCAGGCATGCAAGTTCGATGCGCTGACGTATATGGAGCGGGAAGAGGTCATCCCCGAGGAAGAAATCCAGCGGGGGGAGATGGAAGCCGGTATCGCTTCGCTGATTCATAAATACGGAGCCAAATCGGTAAGAGATGCCGTTGCCAGAGCAACCAAGCGCTAA
- a CDS encoding hydrogenase iron-sulfur subunit has protein sequence MSAAREFRPKILGFLCNWUGYSAADLAGVSRQQYAPDIKIVRLMCTGRVDLAFMLRAFSNGMDGVFIGGCWPGECHYLTQGNYKALFLMNLCRKLMAHIGLDPERLRLEWISASEGMRYAEVMNDFSKTVKNLGPLGVGEGVDEATLKFKLEALTKLVPYIRLVEREKLRVDFKTVEEYTEFFASETFDRIFKDMIISKFETSQILSLLKTNALDTGQITEQLGLPRTDVAEYLNDSVRQGFIDFDPSSNRFATIQY, from the coding sequence ATGAGCGCAGCACGTGAGTTCAGACCGAAAATCCTCGGCTTTCTTTGCAACTGGTGAGGTTATTCCGCTGCGGACCTGGCTGGAGTTTCCAGACAACAATATGCACCGGATATCAAGATTGTTCGCCTCATGTGTACCGGCAGGGTTGACCTCGCCTTCATGCTCCGCGCATTTTCCAACGGAATGGACGGGGTGTTCATCGGCGGCTGCTGGCCGGGCGAATGCCACTACCTGACCCAAGGCAATTACAAGGCCCTCTTTTTGATGAACCTTTGCCGCAAACTGATGGCCCATATCGGCCTGGATCCCGAACGCCTGCGGCTGGAGTGGATTTCGGCCTCGGAGGGAATGCGCTATGCCGAGGTGATGAACGATTTCTCCAAAACCGTCAAAAACCTGGGCCCCCTCGGCGTGGGCGAAGGCGTGGACGAGGCGACGCTGAAATTCAAACTTGAGGCACTTACCAAACTGGTGCCCTACATTCGACTGGTAGAACGGGAAAAACTGAGGGTCGATTTTAAAACCGTCGAAGAATACACTGAGTTTTTCGCCAGCGAAACATTCGACCGGATTTTCAAGGACATGATCATCAGCAAGTTCGAAACCAGCCAGATCTTGTCACTGCTCAAGACAAACGCCTTGGATACCGGCCAGATTACGGAACAATTGGGCCTGCCACGGACCGATGTGGCGGAATACCTGAACGATTCGGTCAGGCAGGGCTTCATCGATTTCGATCCAAGCAGCAATCGCTTCGCGACGATCCAGTATTGA
- a CDS encoding CoB--CoM heterodisulfide reductase iron-sulfur subunit A family protein, which translates to MEKEPIEGLLDDSPEKNNRIDVMVVGGGISGIQAALDLAETGFKVYLVDKSPAIGGKMSQLDKTFPTNDCSMCIESPKFIECSRHPNIDILTYTEVKSVEGEAGDFTVTLVKKPRYIIEENCTGCTVCVEYCPVQVPDPYNQNLSLNKAIHIYFSQAVPLITYIDPETCLYLQDEKCTICQGACKNDAIDLHQKPEKIEVEVGAIVLAPGYEVFDPRPRGDYGYGQFENVVTSLDFERILCSTGPYEGEIRRPSDGKHPHRIAWIQCVGSRQVIEGGNSYCSAVCCAYTQKQVILAKDHDDNLNATIFHNDIRAFGKDFERFYQRAENLADTRFIRSYVSIGREIPETKNVTIRYSTVDDGVKEEEFDMVVLSVGIAPPADVQELANKFGIELNHHQFCLNKTTNPIETTRPGIFVSGAFQGPIDIPESVMTASGAEALCGQLLDYRRGQLAREREYPPERDVSGEELKVGVFVCHCGANIGRVVDVPDVVEYASTLGHVVHAQESLFACSTENAQQITDTIREKGLNRVVVAACTPRTHEPLFRDTVREGGINQYFYEMANIREHCSWVHSKEKEKATQKAKEIIRMSVARSTRLEPLQEFELPVNKAALVVGGGVAGMTSALSLAKQGFTVHLIEKESDLGGMVRKLHYTLEGMEVQAYLEDTVRQVYRHPLIQVSLDATITSVSGYVGNFVTTVKTGWQTKEIKHGAAIIATGAEEYQPSEYLYGENENVVTSVELEELIFNQDEKLASTESLVMIQCVGCRQPDRNYCSRVCCSHSIKNALKLRALNPEMDIYILFRDIRTYGFKEDYYREAADNNIRFIRYTPEDKPEVEATDEGITVTVTDPVLGDRLMIDANMLALAAAVVPPKTNTEIAKLFKVAMNPDGFFQEAHVKLRPVDFAADGVFLCGTAQYPKHINETISQAYGAAGRAITILNKDSVLASGAVCEVNEKDCVACGACITACTYGAIEFKDTPIGNKASVNPILCKGDGLCNAVCPADAIVLKHFTKDEILCQIDAA; encoded by the coding sequence TTGGAAAAAGAACCAATCGAAGGGTTGTTGGACGACAGTCCCGAAAAAAATAATCGCATTGATGTAATGGTTGTCGGTGGAGGGATCAGCGGTATCCAGGCGGCCCTCGATCTGGCCGAGACAGGTTTCAAGGTTTACCTGGTCGACAAATCACCGGCCATCGGCGGCAAAATGTCACAGTTGGACAAAACATTTCCAACCAATGACTGCTCCATGTGTATCGAGTCGCCAAAATTCATCGAGTGCAGCCGGCATCCCAACATCGACATTCTGACCTATACCGAAGTAAAAAGCGTCGAAGGCGAGGCCGGCGACTTCACGGTGACACTGGTCAAAAAACCGAGATATATCATCGAGGAGAACTGTACCGGTTGTACGGTCTGTGTCGAATACTGCCCTGTCCAGGTTCCGGACCCGTATAACCAGAACCTCTCTTTGAACAAGGCGATCCACATCTATTTCTCCCAGGCGGTTCCCCTGATCACCTATATCGATCCGGAAACCTGCCTCTACCTTCAGGACGAGAAATGCACGATCTGCCAGGGCGCCTGTAAGAATGACGCCATCGACCTCCATCAAAAACCGGAAAAAATAGAGGTCGAGGTCGGTGCCATCGTTCTCGCTCCGGGATACGAGGTTTTCGATCCGAGACCCAGGGGCGATTACGGTTATGGGCAATTCGAGAATGTGGTCACCAGCCTCGACTTCGAACGTATCCTCTGCTCCACCGGACCCTATGAAGGCGAAATCCGGCGCCCCTCCGACGGCAAGCACCCCCACCGGATCGCCTGGATTCAGTGCGTTGGTTCACGGCAGGTCATCGAAGGCGGCAACAGCTACTGTTCGGCCGTCTGCTGCGCCTATACCCAGAAACAGGTGATCCTGGCCAAGGATCACGACGACAATCTCAATGCCACCATCTTCCATAACGATATCCGGGCATTTGGCAAGGACTTCGAGCGTTTCTACCAGCGGGCGGAAAACCTTGCCGACACCCGCTTCATTCGCAGTTATGTCTCCATCGGCAGGGAGATTCCGGAGACCAAAAACGTCACCATCCGCTACTCGACCGTCGACGACGGGGTCAAGGAAGAGGAATTCGACATGGTGGTGCTCTCCGTCGGGATCGCACCGCCGGCCGATGTGCAGGAGCTGGCCAACAAGTTCGGTATCGAGCTCAACCACCATCAGTTCTGTCTGAACAAAACGACCAACCCCATCGAAACCACCCGTCCCGGCATCTTTGTCAGCGGCGCGTTCCAGGGGCCGATTGACATTCCCGAGTCGGTCATGACCGCCAGTGGGGCCGAGGCACTCTGCGGCCAGCTCCTTGACTACCGCCGGGGCCAACTGGCCCGGGAACGGGAATATCCACCGGAGCGCGATGTCTCCGGAGAGGAACTCAAGGTCGGTGTTTTCGTGTGCCATTGCGGCGCCAATATCGGCCGGGTGGTCGATGTGCCCGACGTGGTCGAATATGCATCCACCCTTGGGCATGTTGTCCACGCCCAGGAGAGTCTTTTTGCCTGTTCCACGGAAAATGCCCAGCAAATCACGGACACGATCCGGGAAAAAGGGCTCAACCGCGTGGTCGTGGCGGCTTGTACCCCCCGGACCCACGAACCTCTTTTCCGGGATACGGTTCGCGAAGGCGGCATCAATCAATACTTCTACGAGATGGCCAACATTCGCGAGCACTGCTCCTGGGTCCACTCCAAGGAGAAAGAAAAAGCCACCCAGAAGGCCAAAGAGATCATCCGCATGTCCGTGGCCCGCTCGACCCGCCTGGAACCGCTTCAGGAATTCGAACTGCCGGTCAACAAAGCGGCGCTGGTGGTTGGCGGTGGCGTCGCCGGCATGACCAGTGCGCTCAGCCTGGCCAAGCAGGGATTTACCGTGCACCTGATCGAAAAAGAGAGTGACCTGGGGGGGATGGTCCGTAAGCTTCACTACACCCTGGAGGGAATGGAGGTTCAGGCGTATCTGGAAGACACCGTCCGCCAGGTATACCGGCACCCGTTGATTCAGGTGTCCCTGGATGCCACCATCACGTCGGTTTCCGGATATGTGGGAAATTTCGTCACCACGGTCAAGACGGGATGGCAAACCAAGGAAATCAAGCATGGGGCCGCCATCATCGCCACCGGTGCCGAGGAGTATCAGCCCAGCGAATACCTGTACGGCGAAAATGAAAATGTGGTCACCTCGGTGGAGCTGGAGGAATTGATTTTCAACCAGGACGAAAAACTGGCCAGCACCGAGAGCCTGGTGATGATCCAGTGTGTCGGCTGCCGCCAGCCGGACCGCAATTACTGCAGCCGGGTATGCTGCAGCCATTCCATCAAAAATGCCTTGAAATTGAGGGCCCTCAATCCCGAAATGGATATTTACATTCTCTTTCGGGATATCCGCACCTATGGATTCAAGGAAGACTATTACCGCGAAGCCGCGGACAACAACATCCGCTTCATCCGCTACACACCCGAGGACAAACCCGAGGTGGAAGCGACCGATGAGGGCATCACCGTCACCGTTACCGACCCGGTCCTGGGCGACCGGCTTATGATCGATGCCAACATGCTCGCCCTGGCGGCGGCCGTTGTGCCCCCGAAGACCAACACCGAGATCGCCAAGCTGTTCAAGGTGGCCATGAACCCGGATGGGTTCTTCCAGGAAGCACACGTCAAACTGAGACCGGTCGATTTTGCCGCGGACGGTGTTTTCCTCTGCGGAACCGCGCAATATCCCAAGCACATCAACGAGACCATCAGCCAGGCCTATGGCGCCGCCGGTCGGGCCATCACCATCTTGAACAAGGACTCGGTACTGGCATCCGGTGCCGTTTGCGAGGTCAACGAAAAGGACTGCGTGGCCTGCGGGGCCTGCATCACCGCCTGTACTTACGGCGCGATCGAGTTCAAAGATACCCCCATCGGCAACAAGGCCTCGGTGAACCCGATCCTCTGCAAGGGTGACGGTCTTTGCAACGCGGTCTGCCCGGCCGATGCAATCGTTCTGAAGCACTTTACCAAAGATGAAATTCTCTGTCAGATCGATGCGGCCTGA
- a CDS encoding (Fe-S)-binding protein: protein METLAPFKEVIEEIKEAGGEVFKLCFQCGKCDTVCPWNRVREFSMRKLIRQATFGLTEIDGEDIWRCTTCGRCPEYCPRGVKQIELGVSLRRIATAYEVFPASVKSARTARASLISEGNPLQFDRKKRADWVSANDVAVKPFEEGMEMLYFVGCYLSFDPRMKKVAVATASILNKAGIDFGILGEKENCCGESIRKTGSENVFKDLARENIKTFVDHGVKRILVSSPHCYHTLKNEYPEFMANFEVVHITQYLLELIESGRLEITGSYEKTVAYHDPCYMGRHNGIYDEPREVLRRIPGLKLVELADNRVDSLCCGGGGGRIWMDTPKEERFSDIRLQQAMDVQAQELATACPYCITNFEESRLNMELEDALEIKDITEIVLAALS, encoded by the coding sequence GTGGAAACATTAGCCCCCTTCAAAGAAGTAATCGAAGAGATCAAAGAGGCAGGTGGAGAGGTTTTCAAGCTGTGTTTTCAATGCGGCAAGTGCGATACGGTCTGCCCGTGGAACCGGGTGAGAGAGTTCAGCATGCGCAAGCTGATCCGGCAGGCCACCTTCGGGCTGACGGAGATCGATGGCGAGGACATCTGGCGCTGCACCACCTGCGGGCGCTGCCCGGAGTACTGTCCCCGGGGGGTCAAGCAGATCGAGCTGGGCGTTTCCCTGCGGCGTATCGCCACGGCCTATGAGGTGTTTCCCGCGTCGGTGAAGTCGGCCCGCACGGCACGCGCCAGCCTGATTTCCGAAGGCAACCCCTTGCAGTTCGACCGCAAGAAACGCGCCGACTGGGTCAGCGCCAATGACGTCGCTGTCAAGCCCTTCGAAGAAGGCATGGAGATGCTTTATTTCGTGGGCTGTTATTTAAGCTTTGATCCGCGTATGAAAAAGGTCGCCGTGGCCACGGCCAGCATTCTCAACAAGGCCGGCATCGATTTCGGCATCTTGGGCGAGAAAGAGAACTGCTGCGGCGAAAGCATCCGCAAGACCGGCAGCGAGAACGTGTTCAAGGACCTGGCCAGAGAGAACATCAAAACCTTCGTGGATCATGGGGTCAAGCGCATCCTGGTCTCCTCCCCGCACTGCTACCACACCCTGAAGAACGAATATCCCGAGTTCATGGCCAATTTCGAGGTGGTGCACATCACCCAGTACCTGCTCGAGCTGATCGAGAGCGGCCGGCTGGAGATCACGGGCAGCTATGAAAAAACGGTGGCCTACCACGATCCCTGCTACATGGGCCGGCACAACGGGATTTACGACGAGCCGCGCGAGGTGTTGCGGCGCATCCCCGGCCTGAAGCTGGTGGAGCTGGCCGACAACCGCGTGGACAGCCTGTGCTGCGGCGGCGGGGGCGGCCGGATCTGGATGGATACGCCCAAGGAAGAGCGTTTTTCCGACATCCGGTTGCAGCAGGCCATGGACGTTCAGGCCCAGGAGCTGGCCACGGCCTGCCCTTACTGCATCACCAACTTTGAGGAGAGCCGCCTGAACATGGAACTCGAAGACGCCCTGGAGATCAAGGATATCACGGAAATCGTTTTGGCCGCGCTATCGTAA
- a CDS encoding IclR family transcriptional regulator has protein sequence MGPRLFVLGSAAAGGAELIKTVHPYLEAINSQFKFSTFLGILANEEVIIVDKADRAHLVKISSEIGMRRPVFAGVSGKALLAQLPVKKIEKIIENITPVQYTPRTITDKIAFRDEILKVKQDGIAYDMEEYIEGMIAVAVPLQAYREDLQAVIWTVGLKHDFTKPVMAEISSALSAVADEINSRFSLIAGHFE, from the coding sequence TTGGGACCTCGACTTTTCGTTCTTGGCAGTGCCGCCGCCGGCGGGGCCGAACTGATCAAAACGGTCCATCCCTACCTCGAAGCCATTAACAGTCAGTTCAAATTCTCAACGTTCCTGGGTATCCTCGCCAATGAGGAAGTCATTATCGTCGACAAAGCCGATCGTGCGCACCTGGTAAAAATATCGTCCGAGATCGGAATGCGCAGGCCTGTTTTCGCCGGTGTTTCCGGAAAGGCCCTGCTTGCGCAGCTTCCCGTGAAAAAGATTGAAAAAATCATAGAAAACATTACGCCTGTCCAATATACGCCCAGAACCATTACCGACAAAATCGCCTTCAGGGATGAGATTCTTAAGGTCAAGCAAGACGGCATCGCCTATGACATGGAAGAATATATAGAAGGAATGATTGCCGTGGCGGTTCCGTTGCAAGCATACCGGGAAGATCTGCAGGCGGTCATATGGACGGTCGGACTGAAACACGATTTTACAAAACCTGTGATGGCGGAAATCTCAAGTGCCCTGTCCGCCGTCGCCGATGAGATCAATTCCCGTTTTTCACTGATCGCGGGGCATTTCGAATAG
- a CDS encoding (Fe-S)-binding protein → MNPLLMSLLIIVALAVFTRTMIGKLKLLAALEPADRTNHLIQRLKSLLVLAIGQKRLVGRAKERSSGIMHALIFWGFCVLLIRSITLYGEGFQAGFHLPFLGGDNLITYLYIGLKDIMEGVVLLMAIWAIYRRAVVKPERLHNTFEAYLVLVMIGVLMISDLLYDGTRYNLIHLYNQDSIHFLSHATYGSEFTWSPVSMVAANLVAGLGVDATIAISMIMFWVHICTQLTFLNILPTGKHFHVITALPNVFLKSLGYPHEKTKVLDLEDESAWEDESLGVNHIHQLNWKQGLDLYTCTECGRCKEVCPAYMTDKPLSLFDFNESLKHELYANQDNLLKRSKLAAGLVNLTDEDKIAEIKAGMAELNSEKQLIGDVIAEDTLWACTTCRACEEVCPVTIEHVPRIIAMRQGQTLMAEAYPKELNVALKGLERNGNPWGIGYDKRAEWAKDLNIPTMADSPDVDYLLWVGCAGSFDDRTKKVSVSLAKILQKAGIKFAILGVEEKCTGDFARRVGNEMLFQMMAMENIETLNGYNVKKIIAACPHCLNTLKHDYASMGGNYEVIHHSAFIHDLIKSGKIQLNPNMQGTITYHDPCYLGRYNGIYDQPREILRSVGGSGFSELDRHGSESFCCGAGGGRMWMEENIGKRINLERAEEIAAKGVSSVAVGCPFCLTMIEDGMKELEKEESIKTLDIAEIVEKNMV, encoded by the coding sequence ATGAATCCCCTGTTGATGTCCCTTCTGATCATTGTCGCACTAGCCGTTTTCACCCGTACGATGATCGGCAAGCTGAAATTGCTGGCCGCCCTCGAACCCGCCGACCGAACCAATCATCTGATCCAGCGGCTGAAAAGTCTTCTGGTGCTGGCGATCGGCCAAAAACGCCTGGTCGGCAGAGCCAAGGAACGAAGCTCGGGGATCATGCACGCGCTTATCTTCTGGGGGTTCTGCGTCCTTTTGATCCGCAGTATCACCCTGTATGGCGAAGGTTTTCAGGCAGGCTTTCATCTGCCCTTTTTGGGCGGTGACAACCTGATCACCTACCTGTATATCGGGCTTAAGGACATCATGGAGGGCGTCGTCCTCCTGATGGCCATCTGGGCCATCTACCGCCGTGCGGTCGTCAAACCCGAACGGCTGCACAACACGTTCGAGGCCTACCTGGTGCTTGTCATGATCGGCGTCCTGATGATCTCCGATCTGCTTTACGATGGTACCCGCTACAACCTGATTCATCTTTACAATCAGGACAGCATCCACTTCTTGAGCCACGCGACCTACGGATCTGAATTTACCTGGTCCCCGGTGTCGATGGTTGCGGCCAACCTGGTCGCCGGATTGGGCGTGGATGCCACCATCGCCATTTCGATGATCATGTTCTGGGTTCACATCTGCACCCAGCTGACCTTTCTCAACATCCTGCCGACCGGCAAGCACTTTCACGTCATCACCGCCCTGCCCAATGTTTTCCTGAAAAGCCTGGGCTACCCCCATGAAAAAACCAAAGTCCTCGACCTGGAAGATGAATCGGCCTGGGAGGATGAGTCCCTGGGGGTTAATCACATCCATCAGCTCAACTGGAAACAGGGGCTGGACCTATACACCTGTACCGAATGCGGCCGCTGCAAGGAGGTCTGCCCGGCCTACATGACCGACAAGCCGCTCAGCCTGTTTGACTTCAATGAAAGCCTGAAACACGAGCTGTATGCCAATCAGGACAATCTCCTGAAGCGGTCCAAACTGGCTGCGGGTCTTGTCAATCTGACCGATGAAGACAAAATCGCGGAAATCAAGGCTGGGATGGCCGAACTGAACAGTGAGAAACAGCTCATCGGAGACGTGATTGCCGAAGACACGCTATGGGCCTGTACCACCTGCCGGGCCTGCGAAGAGGTTTGCCCGGTGACCATCGAACATGTGCCGCGGATCATTGCCATGCGCCAGGGTCAGACCCTGATGGCCGAAGCTTACCCCAAAGAACTCAACGTGGCCCTGAAGGGGCTCGAGCGCAACGGCAATCCCTGGGGAATCGGATATGACAAGCGCGCCGAATGGGCCAAGGACCTGAACATCCCCACCATGGCCGACAGTCCGGATGTCGACTACCTGCTCTGGGTGGGCTGCGCCGGGTCCTTCGATGACCGTACGAAAAAGGTATCTGTCAGCCTGGCCAAAATCCTGCAGAAAGCCGGCATCAAGTTCGCCATCCTGGGTGTCGAAGAGAAATGCACCGGCGATTTCGCCCGCCGGGTCGGCAATGAGATGCTTTTCCAGATGATGGCCATGGAAAACATCGAGACCTTGAATGGCTACAATGTGAAGAAGATCATCGCCGCCTGCCCGCACTGTCTCAACACATTGAAACACGACTACGCCTCCATGGGCGGTAATTATGAGGTGATCCATCACAGCGCGTTCATTCACGACCTCATCAAATCCGGGAAAATCCAGTTGAACCCCAATATGCAGGGGACGATAACCTATCACGATCCCTGCTACCTGGGCCGCTACAACGGAATCTACGATCAGCCGCGTGAGATTCTGCGGTCGGTCGGCGGGTCCGGTTTCAGTGAACTGGACCGCCACGGCAGTGAAAGTTTCTGCTGTGGTGCCGGCGGCGGCCGAATGTGGATGGAAGAAAACATCGGCAAGCGCATCAACCTGGAACGCGCCGAGGAGATCGCCGCCAAGGGGGTTTCCAGCGTTGCGGTGGGATGCCCCTTCTGCCTGACCATGATTGAGGACGGCATGAAAGAGCTGGAAAAGGAAGAATCGATCAAAACCCTTGACATTGCCGAGATCGTTGAAAAAAATATGGTATAG
- a CDS encoding aldehyde ferredoxin oxidoreductase N-terminal domain-containing protein — MRYAATGVNLEIDLTRGSIEKVETDPKTTELFFGGQGAAAKILFERVPPDTDPFSPDNLLIFSAGLLHATPVPGANRVAVNTFSPQTNLMSHSLMGGFFGPEMKHAGYDQIIIRGKASDLVYLYIHNDTVELRDATHLRGRGTTETGDILKEELKDDKLQVAAIGLAGENRVYTASIDHGHSSAARGVGVIMGDKRLKAIAVRGTKDVNIAKPAELFDICMKMHKRISEGDGCGDWMAYDEDDSFHHNHFSWGNARVRRIDFWSDELQERWTKIKYDNMDRQTSCYNCPKNCRNVINWPGRRRFGYKCYGKDTYHMAAFKELDFSYDILGVAQEYGLDSYSTPQVIAFAIELYEAGILTDKDMPGLPEDSGDRFWYIMEKIVRREGIGDILADGVSLAAKRIGNGAEQYDHNTVKRFEQLPIKLGKINPAYFLMIATGEKMSITQIEGSFPQDPIRDPEKRKEFCDKWEAVPEQKFIDYFMNWEKRDKMSSQAFCDIVDWNEAMHYIDDSIGLCGFVSSFRGQFGGGVAYHMNNIPDFISFATGMEMNKEKLWETFRRIRTLVRAVNVRRGLRRKDERPPEDHWAVRDEEMEQNLLSEYYHFKGWNDQGVPTQETLKSLGLDFVSEDLVERGILDENGNTPTEDEPAVAVAE, encoded by the coding sequence ATGAGGTACGCAGCAACAGGGGTTAACTTAGAAATCGATCTAACACGAGGAAGCATTGAAAAGGTGGAAACCGACCCTAAAACAACTGAACTCTTTTTTGGAGGACAGGGAGCGGCTGCCAAGATATTGTTTGAGCGGGTTCCGCCCGACACCGACCCCTTTTCGCCGGATAATCTTTTGATATTCAGTGCCGGGCTTCTCCACGCCACGCCTGTACCGGGCGCCAACCGAGTTGCCGTCAATACCTTCTCCCCCCAAACGAACCTGATGTCGCACTCGTTGATGGGCGGATTTTTTGGCCCTGAGATGAAACATGCCGGCTATGACCAGATTATTATCCGAGGTAAGGCATCAGACCTCGTCTACCTTTACATCCATAACGATACGGTCGAACTCAGAGACGCCACCCATCTGCGAGGCCGAGGCACCACCGAAACCGGTGACATCCTTAAAGAAGAGTTGAAAGACGACAAGCTTCAGGTGGCCGCCATCGGTCTTGCCGGTGAAAATCGCGTCTACACCGCATCCATCGACCATGGCCACTCCAGTGCGGCGCGTGGGGTTGGTGTGATCATGGGTGACAAACGGCTGAAAGCCATTGCCGTTCGCGGAACCAAAGATGTCAACATTGCCAAGCCGGCCGAGTTGTTCGATATATGCATGAAAATGCACAAGCGGATCTCCGAAGGCGACGGTTGCGGCGACTGGATGGCCTATGACGAGGACGACAGTTTTCACCATAACCATTTTTCCTGGGGCAATGCGCGCGTCAGGCGGATCGATTTTTGGAGCGATGAACTCCAAGAGCGCTGGACGAAAATCAAATACGACAACATGGACCGCCAGACCAGCTGCTACAACTGCCCCAAGAATTGTCGCAACGTGATCAATTGGCCCGGTCGCCGGAGATTCGGTTACAAATGCTATGGCAAGGACACCTACCATATGGCGGCCTTCAAAGAGTTGGATTTCAGCTATGATATCCTTGGCGTCGCCCAAGAGTATGGTCTCGATTCCTACTCGACGCCCCAGGTCATCGCCTTTGCCATAGAGCTTTACGAAGCCGGAATCTTGACAGACAAAGATATGCCGGGGCTGCCCGAAGACAGCGGTGACCGGTTCTGGTATATCATGGAAAAAATCGTCCGCCGCGAAGGAATTGGCGATATCCTCGCCGACGGCGTCTCCCTGGCAGCAAAGCGTATCGGCAACGGCGCTGAACAATACGATCACAATACGGTAAAACGGTTCGAACAGTTGCCCATCAAACTTGGCAAGATCAATCCCGCCTACTTCCTGATGATTGCCACGGGTGAAAAGATGAGCATCACCCAGATCGAGGGTTCCTTCCCCCAAGACCCGATTCGCGACCCGGAAAAGCGTAAAGAATTCTGCGACAAATGGGAGGCGGTACCGGAACAGAAATTCATTGACTATTTCATGAACTGGGAAAAACGGGACAAGATGTCGTCCCAGGCCTTCTGTGACATCGTCGACTGGAATGAAGCCATGCATTATATCGATGACTCCATCGGTCTTTGCGGGTTCGTCTCCTCTTTCAGGGGCCAGTTTGGTGGCGGCGTTGCCTATCACATGAACAATATTCCAGATTTTATCTCTTTTGCGACAGGCATGGAGATGAACAAAGAGAAACTCTGGGAAACCTTCAGGCGAATCCGGACCCTGGTTCGCGCAGTCAATGTGAGACGAGGTCTACGGAGAAAAGATGAACGTCCACCCGAAGATCACTGGGCGGTCAGAGATGAGGAAATGGAGCAGAACCTGCTCAGTGAATATTACCATTTCAAAGGGTGGAATGACCAGGGTGTACCCACCCAGGAGACATTGAAGAGCTTGGGTCTGGATTTCGTAAGTGAAGATCTGGTCGAACGTGGCATCCTTGATGAAAATGGAAACACGCCTACCGAAGACGAACCGGCCGTAGCCGTAGCCGAATAG